One window of Oncorhynchus kisutch isolate 150728-3 linkage group LG25, Okis_V2, whole genome shotgun sequence genomic DNA carries:
- the LOC109870320 gene encoding cholesterol 25-hydroxylase-like protein → MLLQSLWDFILGHHAWLRSPFFPVLFSLSVYLTFCLPFVVLDLLSPRLAWIRTFKIQQKSHVSWTMMRSCLAHSLYNHVVFLFPLTVLHWFWRPATFMPEAPGTLRLIWDVVACLLLFDFQYFIWHLLHHKVPWLYRTFHKVHHKHTSTFALTTEYSGAWETLSLGFFAGVNPLLLGCHPLTEMLFYVLNIWLSVEDHSGYDLPWSTHRLVPFGLYGGAPHHDLHHLKFKSNYAPYFTHWDRVFGTLHKHSD, encoded by the coding sequence ATGCTTCTACAGAGCCTATGGGATTTCATCCTGGGACATCATGCGTGGCTCAGATCACCTTTCTTCCCTGTGCTTTTCTCCCTCAGCGTCTACCTCACCTTCTGCCTGCCCTTCGTGGTGCTGGACCTCCTCTCCCCCAGACTGGCCTGGATCAGGACCTTTAAGATCCAGCAGAAGAGCCACGTCTCCTGGACCATGATGAGGAGCTGCCTGGCTCACTCCCTCTACAACCATGTAGTGttcctcttccctctcactgTGCTGCACTGGTTCTGGAGACCAGCCACCTTCATGCCCGAGGCCCCCGGAACGCTGCGTCTCATCTGGGACGTGGTCGCCTGCCTCCTGCTGTTCGACTTCCAATACTTCATCTGGCATCTGTTGCACCATAAGGTGCCCTGGCTCTACCGGACGTTCCACAAGGTGCACCACAAGCACACATCCACCTTCGCCCTGACCACTGAGTACTCTGGGGCCTGGGAAACCCTGTCTCTGGGATTCTTCGCTGGGGTCAACCCTCTGCTGCTGGGCTGCCACCCCCTGACAGAGATGCTCTTCTATGTTCTGAATATCTGGCTTTCTGTGGAGGACCACTCTGGCTATGACCTGCCCTGGTCCACGCATAGACTGGTGCCCTTTGGGCTCTACGGTGGAGCTCCGCACCACGACCTGCACCATCTGAAGTTCAAGTCCAACTATGCTCCGTACTTCACACACTGGGACAGGGTTTTTGGGACATTGCACAAGCATTCAGACTGA